In one window of Verrucomicrobiia bacterium DNA:
- a CDS encoding glycosyltransferase family 39 protein, translating into MTSNNEVNSFDSSWQLKYTRAAFLLIGGLAVFRLWLCTYFPILPDETYYWLWSKFLDWSYYSKGPLVAWTIRLGTALAGDTVFGVRWLAVILHAATSLLVFYLAKRLFSARAAFWTLVVSCALPLFAVGSVLMTIDPLSVFFWTAAAVVGWQAYEKNSWAAWLLTGSLVGLGFLAKFTNAIQGICFGIFLLLTRQGRHELKTLKPWAAAILSLLFTTPFWIWNSQHQWITFDHLQSRGSLDHPFRISIREFFQFLQMQAIVFSPLIWAGVMVATLWALKRVKNQGWQKLNQSDFVSVRWVYLLCHFLPLFGFFAVFALNDSGQPNWTVPGYVTALIFSTALWLEKEKFSPVEKGFVIAALGLGFTMTMVLHVTEFLPLPPKLDPLTRVRGWKQLTQKVEEAQQEHYATFVIANRYQLASVITWYRKGDRLAQRAYMAHNPEKIQNQFDFWPGYQDRVGQDAIFVTTVKHQDKPPSNHPEEDYENAIKKQTPKTLRHEFRKVTPLGDSFWIEEKGKKIERFRLFLCEDFLGR; encoded by the coding sequence ATGACATCTAACAATGAAGTGAACTCTTTTGATTCGAGTTGGCAATTAAAATATACGCGAGCCGCCTTTTTGCTCATTGGCGGGTTGGCCGTGTTTCGTTTATGGCTTTGCACCTATTTTCCTATTTTACCGGATGAAACTTATTATTGGTTATGGTCGAAATTTTTGGATTGGAGTTATTATAGTAAGGGACCACTAGTTGCTTGGACGATTCGCTTGGGAACGGCTTTGGCCGGTGACACTGTTTTTGGTGTGCGTTGGCTTGCGGTTATTTTGCATGCGGCCACTTCACTTTTGGTTTTTTATTTGGCAAAGAGACTTTTTTCCGCGCGCGCGGCATTTTGGACTTTAGTGGTTTCTTGTGCCTTGCCTCTTTTTGCGGTGGGCAGTGTTTTGATGACGATTGATCCGTTGAGCGTTTTTTTCTGGACGGCTGCAGCGGTGGTGGGTTGGCAAGCTTATGAAAAAAATAGTTGGGCAGCTTGGTTGCTGACCGGTTCGTTGGTGGGACTTGGGTTTTTGGCAAAATTCACTAATGCGATTCAGGGCATTTGTTTTGGAATTTTTTTATTGTTAACGCGCCAGGGACGACACGAGCTTAAAACGTTAAAACCGTGGGCCGCCGCGATTTTATCTCTTTTGTTTACCACGCCATTTTGGATTTGGAATTCGCAGCATCAATGGATTACGTTTGATCATTTGCAATCGCGCGGTTCATTGGATCACCCTTTTCGCATTTCTATTCGCGAATTTTTTCAATTTTTACAGATGCAAGCAATTGTGTTTTCACCTTTGATATGGGCGGGTGTGATGGTGGCGACTCTTTGGGCTTTAAAACGGGTAAAAAATCAAGGTTGGCAAAAACTGAATCAATCCGATTTTGTATCGGTTCGATGGGTTTATTTGCTTTGCCATTTTCTTCCGTTATTTGGGTTTTTTGCCGTGTTTGCGTTGAATGATAGTGGGCAACCCAATTGGACAGTGCCGGGTTATGTGACAGCATTGATTTTCTCTACGGCGCTTTGGTTAGAAAAAGAAAAATTTAGCCCAGTAGAAAAAGGTTTTGTAATTGCTGCGTTGGGTTTGGGTTTTACGATGACGATGGTTTTGCATGTGACAGAATTTTTGCCGCTTCCACCCAAACTTGATCCTTTAACTCGTGTGCGAGGGTGGAAGCAGCTCACACAAAAAGTGGAAGAAGCGCAGCAAGAGCATTATGCTACTTTCGTCATCGCGAATCGCTATCAATTAGCTTCGGTTATCACTTGGTATCGAAAAGGGGATCGATTGGCGCAGCGCGCTTACATGGCGCATAACCCAGAAAAAATTCAGAATCAATTTGATTTTTGGCCGGGATATCAGGATCGTGTGGGGCAAGATGCCATTTTTGTAACAACGGTGAAGCATCAAGATAAACCGCCGAGTAATCATCCTGAGGAAGATTACGAAAATGCGATTAAAAAACAGACACCCAAAACGTTGCGTCACGAGTTTCGAAAAGTGACGCCCTTAGGAGATTCCTTTTGGATTGAAGAGAAGGGCAAAAAAATCGAGCGATTCCGATTATTTCTTTGTGAAGATTTTTTAGGACGTTAG
- the rpsB gene encoding 30S ribosomal protein S2: protein MAVAEIKELFEAGVHFGHRTQRWNPRMKPYIFEERHGIYLINLEETHRQLQEACEFLEKVARRGEQVLFVGCKKPAQETIKEFAGQISCPYVADRWLGGTLTNLQTIRKSVKRLEFIENLNKSGEIEKYPKQEASVLRRELSKLLRNLLGIRNMEKPPGAVVIIDTVREQNAIAEAKRLGIPIVAIVDTNADPTSVDYPIAGNDDAIRSIRILIQALTDAIAKGQNESGRKSNNKGKENQAEASIEAISA from the coding sequence ATGGCAGTAGCAGAAATTAAAGAATTATTTGAAGCAGGGGTGCATTTTGGGCATCGCACGCAACGGTGGAATCCTAGGATGAAACCGTATATTTTTGAAGAGCGTCACGGGATTTATTTGATCAATTTAGAGGAAACGCATCGTCAGTTGCAAGAGGCGTGTGAATTTTTAGAAAAAGTAGCGCGTCGGGGAGAACAAGTTTTATTTGTGGGCTGCAAAAAACCGGCTCAAGAAACGATTAAAGAGTTTGCTGGACAAATTAGTTGTCCTTATGTGGCCGATCGCTGGTTGGGCGGCACCTTAACCAATTTGCAAACGATTCGCAAAAGTGTGAAACGTTTGGAATTTATTGAAAATCTTAATAAATCGGGAGAAATTGAAAAATATCCCAAACAAGAAGCATCTGTATTGCGACGCGAGTTGAGCAAGTTGCTTCGGAATTTATTGGGAATTCGTAACATGGAAAAGCCTCCGGGCGCTGTGGTTATTATTGACACGGTGCGCGAACAAAATGCGATTGCAGAAGCGAAGCGATTGGGAATTCCGATTGTTGCCATTGTTGATACGAACGCGGATCCTACTAGCGTAGATTATCCTATTGCCGGCAACGATGATGCGATTCGTTCGATTAGGATTTTGATTCAAGCATTGACGGATGCGATTGCCAAAGGTCAAAATGAGTCGGGTAGAAAGAGTAATAATAAAGGAAAAGAAAATCAGGCAGAGGCTTCTATCGAAGCCATTTCTGCTTAA
- the tsf gene encoding translation elongation factor Ts, giving the protein MSATISAEIVKRLRDQTNAGMMDCKKALEESQGDFDGAVDILRKKGAITAQKKSSREAKDGVIASYIHLGGKVGVLVEINCETDFVAKNDTFKEFVKDITLQIAAANPLVVTRDQVPTAIVEKEREITLAQLANDPKNAKKPKDILEKIVQGKLDKYYTTACLMEQAFVKNPEVTIQDLLTKKIQELGENIVIRRFVRFQVGEALT; this is encoded by the coding sequence ATGTCAGCAACTATTTCTGCAGAAATTGTCAAACGACTTCGCGATCAGACCAATGCTGGAATGATGGATTGTAAAAAGGCGCTTGAAGAATCTCAAGGCGATTTCGATGGCGCGGTAGATATTTTGCGTAAAAAAGGAGCGATTACCGCTCAAAAAAAATCTTCACGCGAAGCTAAGGATGGAGTGATTGCCTCTTATATTCACTTGGGTGGCAAAGTAGGCGTGTTAGTGGAAATTAATTGTGAAACAGATTTCGTGGCGAAAAACGATACCTTTAAAGAATTTGTTAAAGATATCACATTGCAAATCGCCGCAGCGAATCCTCTCGTGGTAACGCGTGATCAGGTGCCAACTGCAATTGTGGAAAAAGAAAGAGAAATTACTTTGGCTCAATTAGCGAATGATCCCAAAAATGCGAAAAAGCCGAAAGATATTTTAGAGAAAATTGTGCAAGGAAAATTGGACAAATATTACACTACGGCTTGTTTAATGGAGCAAGCTTTTGTTAAAAATCCAGAAGTGACGATTCAAGATCTTCTCACGAAGAAAATCCAAGAGTTAGGTGAAAATATTGTCATTCGCCGATTTGTTCGATTTCAAGTGGGTGAGGCCTTGACATAG
- the hisH gene encoding imidazole glycerol phosphate synthase subunit HisH — MKKCQIGLVDYGMGNVRSVEKALEHVGAEVFRAMDAKMLSQADKLVMPGQGAFRDCVAHLQKNELWEALIAWLKKGSPFLGICLGQQALFETAYENGKYQGFGFFQGTVERFQEKGLKIPQIGWNNVHFTRSNCPLFCDIPDKSYFYFDHSYIVKPAQPDIVAGETEYGETFSSIVWRENCYAVQFHPEKSQEVGLKLLENFVKV, encoded by the coding sequence ATGAAAAAGTGTCAAATTGGTTTAGTGGATTATGGCATGGGCAATGTGCGAAGTGTGGAAAAAGCACTGGAGCATGTGGGCGCAGAGGTGTTTCGTGCGATGGACGCTAAAATGTTGTCGCAAGCCGATAAGTTGGTCATGCCGGGTCAGGGCGCTTTTCGCGATTGCGTGGCGCACTTGCAAAAAAATGAATTATGGGAAGCTTTAATCGCATGGCTCAAGAAAGGCTCACCTTTTTTAGGCATCTGTTTAGGTCAACAAGCGTTGTTTGAAACGGCTTATGAAAATGGAAAATATCAAGGGTTCGGTTTTTTTCAAGGCACGGTGGAGCGGTTTCAAGAAAAAGGATTAAAAATTCCACAAATTGGTTGGAATAACGTCCATTTCACACGATCGAATTGTCCTTTGTTTTGCGACATCCCTGATAAGAGTTATTTTTATTTTGATCATTCTTACATCGTAAAACCGGCTCAACCGGATATTGTTGCCGGCGAAACAGAATATGGTGAAACGTTTTCGAGTATTGTATGGCGTGAAAATTGTTATGCCGTGCAATTTCACCCAGAAAAAAGTCAAGAGGTCGGCTTAAAACTTTTAGAAAATTTTGTGAAAGTATGA
- a CDS encoding carotenoid biosynthesis protein, translated as MRRLETIVWWFFLIWASVGIVTLSLGHIRLPAALAWADAFFIVLAAINVFFIILKSEGFRVTLISFLIIILGSALVETCGALTGWPFGAYSYTDHLGWKVGNVLPFTIPLAWWVVIGLGYAIARLCFPKISRGIAALLCGIWAALFDMLLEPFAWEVKQYWIWESGRVPWNNYFSWFATAFLLCWLCPWKTQPRVEEKGRLAIVASLMGLTFWVGIVISILKK; from the coding sequence ATGCGTCGCCTTGAGACAATCGTTTGGTGGTTTTTTCTCATTTGGGCTTCGGTAGGAATTGTAACATTGAGTTTGGGACATATTCGTTTGCCTGCCGCTTTGGCTTGGGCTGATGCATTTTTTATCGTTCTCGCAGCAATTAATGTTTTTTTTATTATTTTAAAGAGTGAAGGATTTCGAGTCACTCTCATAAGCTTTTTAATTATTATCCTAGGCTCAGCTTTAGTAGAAACTTGTGGAGCTTTGACGGGATGGCCTTTTGGTGCTTACTCTTACACTGATCATTTAGGTTGGAAAGTGGGCAATGTTCTTCCTTTTACTATTCCTTTGGCGTGGTGGGTGGTAATTGGGTTGGGTTACGCTATCGCACGTTTGTGTTTTCCAAAAATTTCGCGTGGCATAGCAGCGTTACTTTGTGGCATCTGGGCCGCTTTATTCGATATGCTTCTGGAACCCTTTGCCTGGGAAGTGAAACAATATTGGATTTGGGAAAGCGGACGCGTGCCTTGGAATAATTATTTTTCGTGGTTCGCAACTGCTTTTTTATTGTGTTGGCTATGTCCTTGGAAAACTCAACCTCGTGTTGAAGAAAAGGGGAGGCTGGCAATAGTTGCCAGCCTCATGGGGCTTACTTTTTGGGTGGGAATAGTTATTTCTATACTGAAAAAATGA
- the hisA gene encoding 1-(5-phosphoribosyl)-5-[(5-phosphoribosylamino)methylideneamino]imidazole-4-carboxamide isomerase, with translation MTILPAIDLMNGKVVRLQQGRADAVKVYSEDPVAIAQQWESQGAQWLHLVDLDGAFSGEPKNLKTIQAITQAISIPCELGGGLRKKEDIQAAFEVGVIRVALGSKAVDSLEFVQELVAEFGSEKIAVGIDAKNGQVAVKGWTEISSQSAEDFARIILNAGVGKVIYTDIATDGMLQGPNLLAMRAMAKIAPDQLIASGGVSRCEDIENLSKIPGVDGVIVGKALYDNKVTLPELLKAAQTN, from the coding sequence ATGACAATTCTTCCCGCAATTGATTTGATGAATGGCAAAGTGGTGCGCTTGCAACAAGGTCGCGCAGATGCTGTGAAGGTTTATAGCGAGGATCCCGTAGCAATCGCTCAGCAGTGGGAAAGTCAGGGTGCGCAGTGGTTGCATTTGGTGGATTTGGATGGCGCTTTTTCTGGTGAACCGAAAAATTTAAAAACAATCCAAGCAATCACCCAAGCGATTTCGATTCCTTGCGAGTTAGGAGGTGGATTACGAAAAAAGGAAGACATCCAAGCTGCTTTTGAAGTTGGTGTGATCCGAGTTGCACTCGGCTCGAAAGCGGTTGATTCACTGGAGTTTGTGCAGGAGTTAGTCGCGGAATTTGGTAGCGAAAAAATTGCTGTTGGCATTGACGCGAAAAACGGTCAAGTCGCCGTGAAAGGATGGACAGAAATCAGTTCACAAAGTGCGGAAGATTTTGCGCGAATCATTTTAAACGCAGGTGTTGGGAAAGTAATTTACACCGATATTGCTACGGACGGGATGTTGCAAGGGCCGAATTTATTGGCTATGCGAGCTATGGCGAAGATTGCTCCAGATCAATTAATCGCTTCAGGTGGCGTAAGTCGTTGTGAAGATATCGAAAATTTATCAAAAATCCCAGGTGTTGACGGTGTGATTGTGGGTAAAGCGCTTTACGATAATAAAGTCACACTGCCTGAACTTTTAAAAGCCGCGCAAACAAATTAA
- a CDS encoding Nramp family divalent metal transporter, producing MATDPKTSQPPSEGWRRAASSVSLPEVHRTIPVSQHRSFFKKMASYAGPGFLVAVGYMDPGNWATDLAGGAKFGYSLLCVIMLSNLMAILLQHLCIKLGVVTGRDLAQACRDHYHKPTVWFLWILCELAIAACDLAEVVGSAIGLQLLFGIPLVWGCVITCLDVLAVLYLQNKGFRYVEALVVVLIATVGSCFAAELFFAKPSLTGVVMGFVPSAEILKDQEMLYVSIGILGATVMPHNLYLHSSIVQTRNFERTEAGKREAIKFATIDSTAALMFALFINASILIVSAAAFHWSGHNEVAEIQDAYQLLSPILGVGIASTLFAVALLASGQNSTLTGTLAGQIVMEGFLNFRLPPPIRRLLTRAIAIVPAVLVISYFGESKTTELLIASQVVLSMQLGFAVWPLMRFTGEKSKMGIFVNPLWIKILGWTTTLVIITLNLKLLFDIFTPESVKTLLYDGLKSLF from the coding sequence ATGGCTACTGATCCTAAAACTTCTCAACCTCCTTCCGAGGGTTGGCGACGCGCTGCCAGCAGCGTTTCCCTTCCGGAAGTGCATCGCACCATTCCCGTTTCTCAACATCGCTCTTTTTTCAAAAAAATGGCTTCTTATGCCGGACCAGGATTTTTAGTGGCGGTAGGCTATATGGATCCGGGTAATTGGGCTACGGACCTCGCGGGCGGCGCCAAGTTTGGTTACAGTTTGCTCTGCGTTATTATGCTATCGAATTTAATGGCTATTTTATTGCAACATCTTTGCATTAAACTCGGAGTGGTAACCGGTCGGGATCTCGCACAAGCCTGTCGCGATCATTATCATAAACCCACGGTTTGGTTCCTTTGGATTCTTTGCGAATTAGCCATTGCCGCTTGCGATTTAGCGGAAGTCGTGGGTTCAGCCATTGGATTACAACTTCTTTTCGGCATTCCTTTGGTTTGGGGGTGTGTCATCACTTGCCTGGACGTTTTGGCCGTTTTGTATCTTCAAAATAAAGGATTTCGTTATGTAGAAGCTTTAGTTGTCGTTTTAATCGCCACTGTCGGCTCTTGTTTTGCAGCAGAACTATTTTTTGCCAAACCCAGTTTGACAGGGGTCGTAATGGGTTTTGTTCCTAGCGCCGAGATTCTCAAAGACCAAGAAATGCTTTATGTTAGCATTGGTATTCTTGGAGCAACTGTCATGCCGCACAATCTATATCTCCACTCTTCCATCGTGCAAACGCGCAATTTCGAAAGAACCGAAGCAGGAAAACGAGAGGCCATTAAATTTGCTACCATTGATTCCACCGCTGCATTGATGTTTGCTCTTTTTATTAATGCTTCGATTTTAATTGTCTCGGCAGCAGCCTTTCACTGGTCCGGTCACAATGAAGTTGCTGAAATTCAGGATGCTTATCAGTTGCTCAGTCCGATTCTAGGTGTGGGTATTGCAAGTACTTTATTTGCTGTTGCGCTACTCGCTTCTGGCCAAAATTCGACTCTTACTGGGACTTTAGCTGGACAAATTGTCATGGAAGGATTTCTTAATTTTCGACTTCCTCCCCCAATTCGCAGACTACTCACTCGCGCCATTGCGATTGTGCCCGCGGTGCTTGTGATCAGTTATTTTGGCGAATCCAAAACCACAGAACTTCTGATTGCCAGCCAAGTGGTATTAAGCATGCAATTGGGTTTCGCGGTTTGGCCTCTAATGCGATTTACTGGTGAAAAAAGTAAAATGGGAATTTTTGTGAATCCCCTTTGGATTAAAATTTTAGGTTGGACCACCACGCTTGTTATTATCACGCTAAATCTCAAATTACTTTTTGATATTTTCACTCCAGAATCGGTAAAAACTTTGCTATACGATGGATTAAAATCTTTATTTTAA
- a CDS encoding MarR family transcriptional regulator yields MPKFSHNTLSENAEDYLERIQELIERQGFARVSDLAEELGLGKASVSSMIQRLARQGWVNNQRYRGFTLTKEGVARAEAIRERHAVLTDFFKILGITSKIAQKDIEGIEHHLSHETVIKLKKFIARLQKKSRPK; encoded by the coding sequence ATGCCAAAATTTTCTCATAATACGCTTTCCGAGAATGCCGAGGATTATTTGGAGCGAATTCAGGAACTTATCGAGCGACAAGGTTTTGCGCGTGTTTCGGACTTGGCAGAGGAGTTGGGCTTGGGCAAGGCAAGTGTCTCGAGCATGATCCAACGCCTAGCTCGTCAGGGATGGGTTAATAATCAGCGTTACCGTGGCTTTACTTTGACAAAAGAGGGAGTAGCGCGAGCGGAGGCCATTCGGGAAAGGCATGCTGTGTTAACAGATTTTTTTAAAATTCTTGGTATCACAAGCAAAATAGCACAGAAAGATATCGAAGGGATTGAACATCATTTGAGTCATGAGACCGTGATTAAATTAAAAAAGTTTATTGCGCGCTTGCAAAAAAAGAGTCGACCCAAATAG
- a CDS encoding universal stress protein — MYHKILIPLENSPADQTILDHIQPLAKMTGAKLLLIHVANGWVARNFQQLNLAESEEMKMDRAYLKGRARELSEAGFEVEQVLAMGEPSDEIIKLSREKQVDLIAMSTHGHRFISDLLYGSTADKVRHLVDIPVLLLKAQN, encoded by the coding sequence ATGTATCACAAAATTCTTATTCCCTTAGAAAACAGCCCCGCGGATCAAACGATCTTGGATCATATCCAACCCTTAGCAAAAATGACCGGCGCAAAACTGTTATTGATACACGTTGCCAATGGATGGGTGGCAAGAAATTTTCAGCAACTCAATCTTGCAGAAAGCGAAGAAATGAAAATGGACCGCGCCTATTTAAAAGGTCGTGCACGCGAACTATCCGAGGCGGGATTTGAGGTCGAACAAGTTCTCGCAATGGGCGAACCTTCTGATGAGATCATCAAACTTTCACGCGAAAAACAAGTAGATCTGATTGCCATGTCAACGCATGGTCACCGATTTATTAGTGATCTTCTCTACGGCAGCACGGCTGATAAAGTGCGTCATCTCGTCGACATTCCAGTTCTTTTATTAAAAGCACAAAATTAA